A part of Brassica rapa cultivar Chiifu-401-42 chromosome A05, CAAS_Brap_v3.01, whole genome shotgun sequence genomic DNA contains:
- the LOC103868243 gene encoding uncharacterized protein LOC103868243 — translation MSEHLPPPQRRASSGFGDPALVFPEFASKQRGLEKVQEEEGEGEDSSYGGKGSFDLSSRFSSPSVSRNGFETPKKTSSLKLPGFREEEETDRSTNSGSFVDREEKRKCPGCFRKCCACTCMFLSIVLIILLLTGLSVNSSVKASLPQVSVTNLRFSRLDYANSSTDLLMNANMKTVLELSNKNDKLLYYSPMKAAVSSENINLGQKRLLGFTQSPGNVTYLSIPTRLRKSKVYDVDATLLRNKEKKLEAVVNVRLSGKLGFDWLGFRIRLPTVIACEDVKQSDVINGLKPMCDVRIFSQ, via the coding sequence ATGTCGGAgcatcttcctcctcctcaaAGGAGGGCTTCTTCCGGATTTGGTGATCCCGCATTGGTATTCCCTGAGTTTGCTTCAAAGCAACGTGGCCTCGAGAAagttcaagaagaagaaggagaaggtgaAGATAGCAGCTACGGCGGGAAAGGCTCTTTTGACCTGAGCTCCAGGTTCTCGAGCCCTTCCGTCTCTCGAAACGGGTTCGAAACCCCCAAAAAGACATCGTCTCTGAAGCTGCCTGGATtcagagaggaagaagagacgGACCGAAGTACGAACTCGGGTTCCTTTGTGGATCGCGAGGAGAAGAGAAAGTGCCCTGGATGTTTCAGAAAATGCTGTGCATGCACGTGCATGTTTCTTTCCATCGTTCTTATAATCTTGTTGTTGACAGGACTGTCTGTGAACTCTTCGGTGAAAGCTAGTCTGCCTCAGGTTTCTGTCACAAACCTCAGGTTCTCGAGGTTAGATTACGCTAATTCGAGTACGGATCTTTTGATGAATGCGAACATGAAGACGGTTCTTGAGCTGTCTAACAAGAACGACAAGCTGTTGTATTACAGCCCCATGAAAGCTGCTGTCTCTTCTGAGAACATAAACCTCGGACAGAAGAGACTTCTCGGATTCACGCAGAGTCCTGGAAACGTTACGTATTTGAGTATTCCCACCAGACTTAGAAAGTCAAAGGTCTATGATGTTGATGCTACGTTGCTGAGAAACAAAGAGAAGAAGCTTGAAGCTGTGGTTAATGTGCGTTTGAGTGGGAAACTGGGTTTTGATTGGTTGGGGTTTAGGATTCGGTTACCAACTGTTATTGCTTGTGAAGATGTGAAACAGAGTGATGTGATCAATGGACTCAAGCCCATGTGTGATGTTCGAATCTTTTCGCAATGA